The DNA region GAGTTTCGTATTAAGTATGATCGCTTAATTTTCGGGGTAATACAAAGCACGTGACTCTTTTTCCCATAACAGACTCTGTTTCATTGGGAAAACTCTTTTGGAttgtaaattacaaaaaaaaaggaacaaattattttcttacttttttgcTCAAGTGGGGTCTTTTGGATTTACATTAGCAGACTCTTAGGTTTCTATATTCCAAttgtaaatgttttcttaaaattcTCCAACTTCTCAGCATTTTTCTGGTTTTTAAGGAAAAGTCAAAAGGTCCCTTCCTTTGTAGTCAGCCTTCTTTTATTATATACCGTCGATCTCCCATCTGTGTATTCgaactatttttctttttgtctcttGCCAGCGCCGAACATGAATCGTGAAGTTGCCGGAGAAGGCGACTCTGTTTCACACGAACCTTCAACTTCTAAAACTCCTAGacagggagaagaagaagagacgaaGAAGGATGAAAAGGCGAAGACAGTTCCCTTCTACAAGCTATTTGCATTTGCAGATTCATATGATGTTCTCTTGATGATATGTGGTTCAGTTGGAGCTATGGGGAACGGTGTTGGTTTGCCTCTCATGACATTGTTGTTTGGTGATCTCATTGATTCCTTTGGTCAGAATCAGAACAACAAAGACATCGTCGTTGTTGTCTCAAAGGTAAGTCTTGTGTTATACAgccattaaaataataataattcaaaactTGATTATGTTCttggtttaatatatatatagatcatGCTTGCTCTTGTAGGTTTGTGTGAAATTCGTCTACCTTGGACTTGGAACACTAGGAGCAGCCTTTCTTCGTAAGTCTGACATTTGCACttatacacacaaaaaaacagagaaatcaGGAATACAAGTTTTCAACTgtaattttacttttgtttttgtagagGTGGCTTGTTGGATGATAACGGGAGAGAGACAAGCGGCGAGGATAAGGAATATGTATCTGAAAACAATTCTGAGACAAGACATTGGATTCTTCGATGTGGAAACAAACACAGGGGAGGTTGTTGGTAGAATGTCTGGTGATACTGTTCTTATTCAAGACGCCATGGGTGAGAAGGTAAAgcatataattttctttaatatatatactactatttatttttttctaatgaatcttaaatttattcaagacaaacaaaaaatacCTTTTGCCATGTTTTGACCAAAATTGGAAGTTTTGAACCTTTTAAATATATTGCAaaacagattttataaaaaatgattcCATCTGTTAAAGAAGTTTTTTTTGGGATTATTTGCAGGTTGGGAAGTTTATTCAGTTGATAGCTACGTTCATAGGTGGATTTGCATTAGCTTTTGCAAAAGGATGGTTATTAACATTGGTTATGTTAACTTCGATTCCTCTCCTGGCAATGGCTGGTGCAGCCATGGCGATTATAGTCACTAAAGCTTCTTCTCAGGGACAAGCTGCTTATGCAAAAGCCGCTACTGTTGTTGAACAGACTATCGGTTCCATCCGAACGGTAATAACACTCAACTTTCTAAcctacaatttttttcttttttagaagTGTCTTCAACTGAGTTTTGTTTTCATATTAGGTTGCATCATTCACGGGGGAGAAAGCAGCGATAAACAAGTACAAAAAGTTTATAACATCGGCGTACAAATCAGGCATACAACAAGGATTCTCGACAGGGTTAGGACTGGGAATAATGCTATTCGTGTTGTTCAGTAGCTATGCTTTGGCTATTTGGTTTGGTGGTAAGATGATTCTCGAAAAAGGCTATACCGGTGGCGCTGTCATCAACGTACTCATCATCGTTGTCGCCGGTGCCATGTAAGCTTTTAATTAAGAGTAAGCCCCAAAGGCAAATCAATCACTTCCACATATAATATTTGTATGAATATAGAGAATGTATTACTTTTTTTCTGACATAACATGCTCTGTTTTTTGATAGGTCGCTGGGACAAACATCTCCATGTGTAACGGCATTTTCCGCGGGTCAATCCGCAGCGTATAAGATGTTCGAAACGATCGAAAGAAAGCCTTTGATCGATGCTTACGACTTAAAGGGGAAGGTTCTTGAAGACATGAGAGGAGATATTGAACTTAGAGACGTGCATTTCAGCTATCCAGCTAGGCCTGATGAAGACATCTTCGACGGGTTCTCTCTGGTTATCCCTTGCGGCGCTACAGCAGCGTTAGTAGGAGAGAGCGGAAGTGGAAAATCAACGGTCATCAGTCTGATCGAGAGGTTCTACGATCCGAAAGCAGGGCAAGTACTCATCGATGGTGTTAACCTTAAAGAGTTTCAGCTGAAATGGATCAGAAGCAAGATCGGGTTGGTTAGCCAAGAACCGGTTCTGTTTTCGTCGAGCATCATGGAGAACATCGCCTACGGGAAAGAGAAGGCGACGATACAAGAGATCAAAGCCGCGACGGAGCTGGCAAACGCGGCCAAGTTTATAGACAAGTTGCCTCAGGGGTTGGATACGATGGTTGGAGAGCACGGGACGCAGCTCTCTGGTGGACAGAAACAGAGGATAGCTATCGCTAGAGCCATTCTCAAAGATCCGAGGATATTGCTTCTTGATGAAGCGACGAGCGCGCTCGACGCAGAATCCGAAAGAGTGGTTCAAGAGGCTTTGGATAGAGTGATGGTTAACCGGACTACGGTCATCGTGGCGCATCGGTTAAGCACGGTTAGGAATGCTGATATGATAGCGGTTATCCACCGCGGGAAAATGGTGGAGAAAGGATCGCATTCAGAGCTGGTGAGAGATCCCGAGGGAGCTTACTCGCAGCTCATTCGTTTGCAAGAGATTAACAAGGACTCAAAAACATTGGAGGCTGATTCAGGATCATCTTTCCGCAACTCGAGtcttaaaaaatcaatagaagGAGGATCATCTTCGTCGGTTGGTAATAGTAGCCGTCATCATTCTTTGAATGTAGTAGCCTCAGGACTAGAACGTGGCAGAAGTAGCCACCGAGCAGAACAAGAGGATAAAACTACTGGAACAGAGAGTCAAGAACCGGTCCCAAAAGTGTCTCTAACCCGAATCGCGGCTATGAACAAACCGGAAATACCGGTTCTCCTTCTAGGAGCCGTAGCAGCAGCAGTCAACGGTGCTATTTTCCCTCTTTTCGGGATTCTGATATCAAGAGTCATCGAAGCTTTCTTCAAACCGGCGCACGAGTTAAAGAATGATTCAAGATTCTGGGCGTTAATATTTGTAGCTCTTGGAGTGGTTTCCTTCATTGTCTCACCAGCTCAGATGTATCTGTTCGCCGTTGCTGGAGGGAAACTGATTCGACGAATACGATCAATGTGTTTTGAGAAAACCGTTCACATGGAGGTCGGGTGGTTCGATGAGCCACACAACTCCAGTGGTAACTTGGGTGCTAGGCTTTCCGCTGATGCAGCTTTGATTAGGGCTCTGGTTGGGGACGCCTTGTCCCTAGCGGTTCAAAACGCTGCGTCTGCTGCCTCTGGATTGATCATAGCGTTCACTGCATGCTGGGAACTGGCGCTTATAATCTTAGTGATGCTTCCTCTGATTGGTATCAATGGTTATATTCAAGTCAAGTTCATGAAAGGATTCACCGCCGATGCTAAGGTCcgttaatttttattatatcctCTGTTTTGTTTCCTTGTGAATCAAGAAAACTTAAGGTCCTTGTGTTGGATTATATGAATGAATATGCAGTCAAAGTACGAGGATGCTAGTCAGGTGGCGAATGATGCGGTGGGGAGTATTAGAACGGTTGCGTCTTTCTGTGCAGAGGAGAAGGTGATGCACATGTATAAGAAGCAATGCGAAGGTCCCATAAAAGACGGGATAAAGCAAGGTTTCATCAGCGGATTAGGGTTTGGATTCTCCTTCTTCATTCTGTTTTGTGTCTACGCCGCAAGCTTCTACGCTGGTGCTAGACTGGTTGAAGCTGGCAGAACAACTTTCAATGATGTCTTCCAGGTAAATTAAGAAGCTTCTCCAGTGACTTGGCAAATGAAGAAGACTAACGTAAATCTTATTTTGCAGGTGTTCTTTGCATTAACAATGGCAGCGATTGGGATTTCTCAGTCGAGTTCTTTCGCACCGGATTCTAGCAAAGCTAAGGTTGCAGCTGCTTCCATCTTCGGAATCATCGATAGAAAATCCAAGATAGATTCGAGCGATGAGTCAGGGACAGTCTTGGATAACGTTAAGGGAGATATCGAACTTCGTCACATTAGTTTCACTTATCCAGCAAGGCCTGACATTCAAATCTTCCGCGATCTTTGCTTAACCATTCGTGCAGGAAAGgtaacaaacaaatatttttgttcaaaCTTCTCAAACCTAAAACCTTTTAGAAATGTTGTCTTGTCACTCAAGTCTTATGAACAGTGATAAatttatgtcttttttttttgttctttctttgaGACGGTTGCTTTGGTCGGAGAGAGTGGGTCGGGAAAATCGACGGTGATCTCGCTGTTACAGAGATTCTACGATCCGGATGCCGGTCATATAACTCTAGACGGAGTTGAGCTCAAGAAGATGCAACTGAAATGGTTGAGACAGCAAATGGGACTGGTGGGACAAGAGCCTGTCTTGTTCAACGACACCATCCGAGCCAACATTGCTTATGGCAAAGGAAGCGAAGAGGCCGCGACTGAGTCTGAGATCATAGCCGCTGCAGAACTCGCCAATGCACACAAATTCATCTCTAGCATACAACAAGTAAGGgaatttaaaaagaatttaaagtttttacaaAGTTTACTTATGACTCAAGGAGCAATTCACTTTTATATATAGGGCTACGACACGGTGGTTGGAGAAAGAGGGATTCAGCTATCAGGAGGACAGAAACAGCGAGTGGCTATAGCACGGGCCATAGTGAAAGAGCCGAAGATATTGCTTTTGGACGAAGCAACGAGCGCTCTTGATGCGGAATCGGAACGAATGGTTCAAGACGCGCTTGACCGAGTGATGGTGAACCGAACATCGGTGGTTGTGGCTCACAGGTTATCGACAATAAAAAATGCGGACGTGATAGCTGTGGTGAAGAACGGAGTGATCGCTGAGAAAGGAACTCACGAAACGTTGATCAAAATCGAGGGTGGGGTTTATGCTTCGCTTGTGCAGCTTCACATGACTGCTTCTAActgattacatatttataatttttttttc from Raphanus sativus cultivar WK10039 chromosome 8, ASM80110v3, whole genome shotgun sequence includes:
- the LOC108822571 gene encoding ABC transporter B family member 11; translation: MNREVAGEGDSVSHEPSTSKTPRQGEEEETKKDEKAKTVPFYKLFAFADSYDVLLMICGSVGAMGNGVGLPLMTLLFGDLIDSFGQNQNNKDIVVVVSKVCVKFVYLGLGTLGAAFLQVACWMITGERQAARIRNMYLKTILRQDIGFFDVETNTGEVVGRMSGDTVLIQDAMGEKVGKFIQLIATFIGGFALAFAKGWLLTLVMLTSIPLLAMAGAAMAIIVTKASSQGQAAYAKAATVVEQTIGSIRTVASFTGEKAAINKYKKFITSAYKSGIQQGFSTGLGLGIMLFVLFSSYALAIWFGGKMILEKGYTGGAVINVLIIVVAGAMSLGQTSPCVTAFSAGQSAAYKMFETIERKPLIDAYDLKGKVLEDMRGDIELRDVHFSYPARPDEDIFDGFSLVIPCGATAALVGESGSGKSTVISLIERFYDPKAGQVLIDGVNLKEFQLKWIRSKIGLVSQEPVLFSSSIMENIAYGKEKATIQEIKAATELANAAKFIDKLPQGLDTMVGEHGTQLSGGQKQRIAIARAILKDPRILLLDEATSALDAESERVVQEALDRVMVNRTTVIVAHRLSTVRNADMIAVIHRGKMVEKGSHSELVRDPEGAYSQLIRLQEINKDSKTLEADSGSSFRNSSLKKSIEGGSSSSVGNSSRHHSLNVVASGLERGRSSHRAEQEDKTTGTESQEPVPKVSLTRIAAMNKPEIPVLLLGAVAAAVNGAIFPLFGILISRVIEAFFKPAHELKNDSRFWALIFVALGVVSFIVSPAQMYLFAVAGGKLIRRIRSMCFEKTVHMEVGWFDEPHNSSGNLGARLSADAALIRALVGDALSLAVQNAASAASGLIIAFTACWELALIILVMLPLIGINGYIQVKFMKGFTADAKSKYEDASQVANDAVGSIRTVASFCAEEKVMHMYKKQCEGPIKDGIKQGFISGLGFGFSFFILFCVYAASFYAGARLVEAGRTTFNDVFQVFFALTMAAIGISQSSSFAPDSSKAKVAAASIFGIIDRKSKIDSSDESGTVLDNVKGDIELRHISFTYPARPDIQIFRDLCLTIRAGKTVALVGESGSGKSTVISLLQRFYDPDAGHITLDGVELKKMQLKWLRQQMGLVGQEPVLFNDTIRANIAYGKGSEEAATESEIIAAAELANAHKFISSIQQGYDTVVGERGIQLSGGQKQRVAIARAIVKEPKILLLDEATSALDAESERMVQDALDRVMVNRTSVVVAHRLSTIKNADVIAVVKNGVIAEKGTHETLIKIEGGVYASLVQLHMTASN